Proteins found in one Euzebyales bacterium genomic segment:
- a CDS encoding glycerate kinase: MKVVIAPDKFAGTMSAAQAAGAIADGWCSVRGEDEVVIVPMADGGAGTLDAVGAAVPDAVEHVTEVADARGRARPGRWLELQGGRALVEAAEACGLAWLDESERDPLHATSYGVGQLIDAAHAAGVDGILVGLGGSATSDGGAGMAMALGHRLLRADGNGVKVGARYLTDVDRVVPVARALPPITIVGDVTNVLLGPEGAVAVFAPQKGAADDDLPLLEEALGHFADVVERDVPGGPWRGCDGAGAAGGLGFALMAFCGARMTGGAEAVAGLVGLGDALRGADVVIAGEGRLDDQTLSGKTPAYVARAARAAGARVLAVAGQVAGRGGDLFDDVVGLGDGGMDRPVELTRQRAAELASGV; this comes from the coding sequence GTGAAGGTCGTGATCGCCCCCGACAAGTTCGCGGGGACCATGTCGGCGGCGCAGGCCGCCGGCGCCATCGCGGACGGCTGGTGCTCGGTCCGCGGCGAGGACGAGGTCGTCATCGTGCCGATGGCGGACGGCGGCGCAGGGACGCTCGACGCCGTGGGCGCTGCCGTGCCCGATGCCGTCGAGCATGTGACCGAGGTCGCTGACGCGCGGGGTCGCGCCCGTCCCGGACGGTGGCTGGAGCTCCAGGGCGGGCGCGCGCTCGTCGAGGCCGCGGAGGCGTGCGGCCTGGCGTGGCTCGACGAGTCCGAGCGCGACCCGCTGCACGCCACCAGCTACGGCGTCGGTCAGCTGATCGACGCCGCCCACGCCGCCGGCGTCGATGGGATCCTGGTGGGGCTCGGCGGTAGCGCGACCAGCGACGGTGGGGCGGGGATGGCGATGGCGCTCGGGCACCGCCTGCTGCGGGCCGACGGCAACGGGGTCAAGGTCGGCGCGCGGTACCTCACCGACGTCGACCGGGTCGTGCCTGTCGCCCGTGCGCTGCCGCCGATCACGATCGTCGGCGACGTCACCAACGTCCTGCTCGGCCCGGAGGGTGCCGTCGCGGTGTTCGCACCGCAGAAGGGCGCGGCCGACGACGATCTGCCGCTCCTCGAGGAGGCGCTGGGGCACTTCGCCGACGTCGTGGAGCGCGACGTGCCGGGTGGCCCGTGGCGTGGGTGTGACGGCGCCGGCGCCGCCGGTGGGCTGGGCTTCGCGCTGATGGCGTTCTGCGGCGCGCGCATGACCGGCGGTGCCGAGGCGGTGGCGGGGCTGGTCGGTCTCGGCGACGCGCTGCGCGGTGCCGACGTCGTGATCGCCGGCGAGGGCCGGCTCGACGATCAGACGCTGTCGGGCAAGACACCCGCGTACGTCGCGCGGGCCGCGCGCGCCGCCGGCGCGCGCGTGCTCGCGGTCGCGGGGCAGGTCGCCGGGCGTGGCGGTGACCTGTTCGACGACGTGGTCGGTCTCGGCGACGGTGGCATGGACCGGCCCGTCGAGCTGACGCGTCAGCGGGCCGCCGAGCTGGCGTCGGGCGTCTGA
- the gcvT gene encoding glycine cleavage system aminomethyltransferase GcvT gives MPADGPARPSPLADRHRALGARMTTFAGWEMPLDYGGVVAEHDAVRSACGIFDLSHLGMFTVAGDDAATALQHAFTNDIDRLRTGRAHYTLCCDAEGGIVDDLLVYRTDRGYLVICNAANVDAVRASVTDGPGSPAIVDRNGDYACIAVQGPDAVTVALVAGFDVHGMAFLDCRDADVVSPGPAASAVADDGADVLGDGLLARTGYTGERGYELVLRADRAGDVWDKLLAAEAATPAGLGARDLLRLEMGYPLHGHELHTGATPAEAGVWFAVAPDTGFRGADAVLAAREHVTRRLRGLRATSRGVPRADQAVLIDGREVGVTTSGSFSPTLGTGIALAYLDTSVAVGDDVVIDVRGRDLDATVVRPPFVDADPRD, from the coding sequence ATGCCCGCAGACGGTCCCGCCCGCCCGTCGCCGCTGGCCGATCGGCACCGCGCCCTCGGTGCCCGGATGACCACGTTCGCCGGCTGGGAGATGCCGTTGGATTACGGCGGGGTGGTCGCCGAGCACGACGCGGTGCGCTCCGCGTGCGGCATCTTCGACCTGTCGCACCTGGGGATGTTCACGGTTGCAGGGGACGACGCGGCCACGGCGCTGCAGCACGCCTTCACCAATGACATCGACCGCCTGCGGACCGGGCGCGCCCACTACACGTTGTGCTGTGACGCCGAGGGCGGCATCGTCGACGACCTGCTCGTGTACCGCACCGACCGTGGCTACCTGGTCATCTGCAACGCCGCCAACGTCGACGCTGTGCGCGCCAGCGTCACCGACGGCCCGGGATCGCCCGCGATCGTCGACCGCAACGGTGACTACGCGTGCATCGCGGTCCAGGGTCCCGACGCGGTGACGGTGGCGCTCGTCGCCGGGTTCGACGTGCACGGCATGGCGTTCCTGGACTGCCGGGACGCCGACGTCGTCTCACCTGGTCCGGCGGCGAGCGCCGTCGCTGACGACGGGGCTGACGTGCTCGGCGACGGTCTGCTGGCCAGGACCGGCTACACGGGTGAGCGCGGGTACGAGCTCGTCCTGCGCGCCGACCGCGCCGGCGATGTGTGGGACAAGCTGCTGGCCGCCGAGGCGGCCACGCCGGCCGGTCTCGGCGCCCGCGATCTGCTGCGCCTCGAGATGGGCTACCCGCTACACGGGCACGAGTTGCACACCGGCGCCACGCCCGCCGAGGCCGGGGTGTGGTTCGCGGTGGCACCCGACACCGGGTTCCGTGGCGCCGACGCGGTCCTGGCCGCCAGAGAGCACGTGACGCGGCGGCTGCGGGGCCTGCGGGCGACGTCCCGCGGCGTGCCCCGCGCCGACCAGGCGGTGCTGATCGACGGACGCGAGGTCGGCGTGACCACCAGCGGCTCGTTCTCACCGACGCTGGGGACCGGCATCGCGCTGGCCTACCTGGACACATCCGTCGCCGTCGGCGACGACGTCGTCATCGACGTCCGCGGTCGTGACCTCGACGCGACGGTGGTGCGCCCGCCGTTCGTCGACGCCGACCCGAGGGACTGA
- a CDS encoding YbaK/EbsC family protein — MELHRNTERVIDAAAELGVTVDATHFPQGTRTAQDAAAAIGCEVGAIVKSLVLASDTGPLLVLTSGANRVSYGKVEAATGRSRVGRCDADAARAATSYPVGGVAPFGHPAPLPTLIDRDLLAFDEVWAAAGTPHAVFPIAPATLTAATSARIADVAE; from the coding sequence ATGGAGCTGCACCGCAACACCGAGCGTGTGATCGACGCGGCCGCTGAACTCGGCGTCACCGTCGACGCGACCCACTTCCCGCAGGGCACGCGTACCGCACAGGACGCCGCCGCCGCGATCGGGTGCGAGGTCGGAGCCATCGTCAAGTCGCTGGTGCTCGCGTCCGACACCGGACCGTTGCTGGTGCTGACCAGTGGCGCGAACCGCGTGAGCTACGGCAAGGTCGAGGCCGCGACCGGCCGGTCCCGCGTCGGCCGCTGCGACGCCGACGCGGCGCGTGCGGCGACGTCGTACCCGGTCGGTGGCGTCGCGCCGTTCGGCCACCCGGCGCCACTGCCGACGTTGATCGACCGCGACCTGCTGGCCTTCGACGAGGTCTGGGCCGCGGCCGGCACGCCGCACGCGGTGTTCCCGATCGCACCCGCGACCCTGACCGCTGCGACGAGCGCCCGGATCGCGGACGTCGCCGAGTGA